The following are from one region of the Erwinia billingiae Eb661 genome:
- a CDS encoding cation-transporting P-type ATPase encodes MKTAKPESAYYQLSVDETLASTRSSPDGISSSEASERLKQYGENALPQKPGKPVWLRFLAHFNDVLIYVLLAAALLTAVMGHWIDTLVILGVAVINALIGHIQESNAEKSLQSIRNMLSSETVVIRGGNHETLPTTALVPGDVVVIRAGDRIPADLRVIEAHNLRVEEAILTGESTVVEKGTDALTGDLPLGDRTNLLFSGTTVSSGGGKGLVVATGGATELGHINQMMSDIEPQRTPLLVQMDKLGKAIFLIILAMMAALFVFSLLFRDMALSELMLSLISLAVASVPEGLPAIISIILSLGVQTMARQKAIIRKLPTVETLGAMTVICSDKTGTLTMNEMTVKAIITADQIYRVDGASYEPVGTFHRADDASPVAITPGSLLERYLRTIDLCNDSQLIKDESGLWKITGGPTEGALKVLAAKGKLPTVTTELRNKIPFDSQYKYMSTHYLIGEEECVLLTGAPDVLFRHCQQQQTESGLQPLDVAWWEAKIEEYAKEGLRMVAAAWKPASPGQSELTHQDLQQGMILLGIAGMMDPPRPEAITAIRDCLQAGIRVKMITGDHPQTAMSIGQMLGISNASVAITGGELEVMDDRQLSEAAQAYDIFARTSPEDKFRLVQALQSKKEVVGMTGDGVNDAPALKQADVGIAMGIKGTEVTKEAADMVLTDDNFATIASAVREGRRVYDNLKKTILFIMPTNLAQGLLIIIALLAGNLIPLTPVLILWMNMATSATLSFGLAFEEGEKNIMRRPPRDPKLHVMDGFAIWRVIFVGSMIAISAFVLESWLQPRGYSAEFIRTVLLQTLVTAQWFYMLNCRVSNGFSLSKGLLLNKGIWVVSAVLLVLQLLIIYAPFMQVLFGTAALPFRYWVITLIIGFVMFLIVEIEKPLTRKFRTA; translated from the coding sequence ATGAAAACAGCTAAACCGGAAAGTGCGTACTATCAGCTTTCTGTTGATGAAACGCTGGCCAGTACCCGCAGTTCACCCGATGGGATAAGCAGCTCTGAAGCGTCAGAGCGGTTAAAACAATACGGGGAAAATGCCCTTCCGCAAAAGCCCGGTAAACCTGTTTGGCTGCGCTTTCTGGCCCACTTCAACGATGTTTTAATCTACGTCTTGCTTGCTGCTGCCCTGCTGACTGCGGTGATGGGACACTGGATCGATACCCTGGTTATCCTCGGCGTGGCGGTGATCAATGCGCTGATCGGTCATATTCAGGAAAGTAATGCGGAAAAATCGCTGCAAAGTATCCGTAATATGCTCTCCAGTGAAACGGTGGTGATCCGCGGCGGCAATCACGAAACGCTTCCCACCACCGCACTGGTCCCGGGCGATGTGGTGGTTATCCGCGCCGGGGACCGCATCCCGGCCGATCTGCGGGTAATCGAAGCCCATAACCTGCGTGTTGAAGAAGCGATCCTGACCGGGGAATCCACCGTGGTGGAAAAGGGGACCGACGCGCTGACCGGCGACCTGCCGCTGGGCGACCGGACGAATCTGCTGTTTTCCGGCACCACCGTCAGTTCTGGCGGAGGGAAAGGGCTGGTGGTGGCGACCGGCGGTGCCACCGAATTGGGGCACATCAACCAGATGATGTCCGATATTGAACCCCAGCGCACCCCGTTGCTGGTGCAGATGGACAAGCTGGGCAAAGCCATTTTCCTGATCATTCTGGCGATGATGGCCGCGCTGTTTGTCTTCAGTTTGCTGTTCCGCGATATGGCGCTCTCTGAGCTGATGCTGTCACTGATCAGCCTCGCCGTGGCCTCGGTCCCGGAAGGGCTACCCGCAATCATCTCGATCATCCTTTCTTTGGGCGTACAAACCATGGCCAGGCAGAAGGCGATTATCCGCAAACTGCCGACGGTTGAAACGCTCGGGGCGATGACCGTTATCTGCTCGGATAAAACCGGCACCCTGACCATGAATGAGATGACGGTAAAAGCCATTATTACCGCCGATCAAATCTACCGCGTCGATGGTGCAAGCTATGAGCCGGTGGGCACATTTCACCGGGCCGATGACGCGTCGCCCGTCGCCATCACGCCGGGTTCGCTGCTGGAACGTTATCTGCGAACCATTGATTTGTGTAATGACAGCCAGCTGATCAAAGATGAGAGCGGCCTGTGGAAAATCACCGGCGGCCCGACTGAAGGGGCGCTGAAGGTGCTCGCCGCAAAAGGGAAACTTCCGACAGTTACCACCGAACTGCGCAATAAAATTCCGTTTGATTCGCAATATAAATACATGTCGACCCACTATCTGATTGGTGAAGAGGAGTGCGTTCTGCTTACCGGTGCGCCGGACGTATTGTTCAGGCATTGCCAGCAGCAGCAAACGGAAAGCGGACTGCAGCCGCTCGACGTGGCCTGGTGGGAAGCGAAGATAGAAGAGTATGCGAAGGAAGGGCTGCGCATGGTCGCGGCGGCATGGAAACCGGCCTCGCCAGGCCAGAGCGAATTAACGCATCAGGATCTGCAGCAGGGGATGATCCTGTTAGGCATCGCCGGAATGATGGATCCGCCGCGACCGGAAGCCATCACCGCCATCCGCGACTGTCTGCAGGCAGGGATCCGCGTCAAGATGATTACCGGTGACCATCCGCAAACCGCCATGAGCATCGGTCAGATGCTGGGTATCAGTAATGCCAGTGTTGCCATCACCGGCGGTGAGCTGGAGGTAATGGATGACCGGCAGCTGAGTGAAGCGGCGCAAGCGTACGACATTTTTGCGCGAACCAGCCCGGAGGATAAATTCCGTCTGGTGCAGGCGTTGCAGAGCAAAAAAGAAGTGGTCGGGATGACCGGAGACGGCGTGAATGACGCCCCGGCGTTGAAGCAGGCCGATGTCGGCATCGCGATGGGCATTAAAGGGACCGAGGTGACAAAAGAAGCGGCAGACATGGTGCTGACGGATGATAACTTTGCCACCATTGCCAGCGCAGTCAGGGAAGGGCGTCGGGTTTACGACAATCTGAAAAAAACCATTCTGTTTATCATGCCGACCAACCTGGCTCAGGGGTTATTAATCATTATTGCGCTGTTGGCGGGAAATTTAATTCCGCTGACGCCGGTATTGATCCTGTGGATGAATATGGCCACCTCCGCAACCCTCTCTTTCGGTCTGGCGTTTGAAGAAGGCGAGAAAAACATTATGCGACGACCGCCGCGCGATCCGAAGCTGCATGTGATGGATGGTTTTGCCATCTGGCGGGTGATCTTTGTCGGATCGATGATTGCCATCAGCGCATTTGTACTGGAGTCCTGGCTGCAGCCGCGCGGCTATTCTGCCGAATTCATTCGTACCGTCTTACTGCAAACTCTGGTGACCGCGCAATGGTTCTATATGCTCAACTGTCGCGTCTCGAACGGATTCTCATTGAGTAAAGGGTTGCTATTGAACAAGGGAATCTGGGTGGTGAGTGCGGTGCTGCTGGTCTTGCAGCTACTGATTATCTATGCGCCCTTTATGCAGGTGCTGTTTGGCACAGCGGCACTGCCATTCCGCTACTGGGTAATCACCCTGATTATCGGTTTTGTGATGTTCCTGATTGTGGAAATAGAGAAGCCGCTTACCCGCAAGTTCAGAACAGCCTGA